One part of the Pristiophorus japonicus isolate sPriJap1 chromosome 21, sPriJap1.hap1, whole genome shotgun sequence genome encodes these proteins:
- the nr1d1 gene encoding nuclear receptor subfamily 1 group D member 1 isoform X2 codes for METQFPPLKAALESPGFFRRSIQQNIQYKKCLKNENCTIMRINRNRCQQCRFKKCLAVGMSRDAVRFGRIPKREKQRMLAEMQSAMNNMVNNQLNGELQSEIQPQQQNWQLQPPLTAPAQPPHQEQSSPSLHPQQQQLYCPSSEASMEEVIYSISRAHKETFTYAHDKLKQTTAVCQHNTELMNHNANCCLNGYHINGMNTIYHQENNIFHKTSSSGLKNMCYPSSLSNGHISEHYQNQTNGHKLHTRNSYSANGEIEIDNGGACPWRGTHSVILACPMNIRPHVDGSRSVHQIWEDFSLSFTPAVKEVVEFAKLIPGFKDLSQHDQVTLLKAGTFEVLMVRFASLFNMKEQTVTFISGTTYSIEELRGMGMGDLLNSMFDFSEKLSSLHLSEEELGLFTAVVLVSADRSGIENINSVEQLQETLIRVLRALIMKNYPNEASRFTKLLLKLPDLRTLNNMHSEKLLAFRIDT; via the exons ATGGAAACACAATTTCCACCACTAAAAGCAGCTCTGGAATCACCA GGCTTCTTCAGGAGAAGCATTCAGCAGAACATCCAGTACAAGAAGTGCCTCAAGAATGAGAACTGCACCATTATGCGAATCAACAGGAATCGCTGTCAGCAATGCCGCTTTAAGAAGTGTCTTGCTGTTGGCATGTCCAGAGATG ctgtgcgTTTTGGGCGCATTCCAAAGCGAGAGAAGCAGCGCATGTTGGCAGAAATGCAAAGTGCCATGAATAATATGGTGAACAACCAgctcaatggggagctgcagagtgAAATCCAGCCCCAGCAGCAAAACTGGCAACTCCAGCCTCCACTGACAGCTCCTGCCCAACCACCACATCAGGAGCAGTCatcccccagtctccaccctcaacaGCAGCAATTGTACTGCCCCAGCAGCGAAGCTTCAATGGAAGAGGTCATCTACTCCATTTCCAGAGCACACAAAGAGACCTTCACCTATGCCCATGACAAGTTAAAGCAAACCACAGCAGTCTGCCAGCACAACACAGAGTTGATGAACCACAATGCCAATTGTTGCCTGAACGGGTATCACATCAATGGCATGAACACCATCTATCATCAAGAGAACAACATCTTCCACAAGACCAGTAGCAGTGGACTGAAGAACATGTGTTACCCATCTTCCCTCTCCAACGGGCACATCAGTGAACATTACCAGAATCAGACCAACGGCCACAAATTGCACACTAGAAACTCGTATAGTGCCAATGGTGAGATCGAGATTGACAATGGGGGGGCTTGCCCATGGAGAGGAACACACAGTGTCATTCTG GCCTGCCCAATGAACATACGGCCACATGTGGATGGCAGTCGATCAGTGCATCAGATCTGGGAGGATTTTTCCTTGAGTTTCACACCGGCTGTCAAAGAAGTGGTGGAGTTTGCAAAACTTATTCCGGGTTTCAAGGATCTGTCCCAGCATGACCAGGTCACTCTGTTGAAAGCTGGCACCTTTGAG GTCCTGATGGTGAGGTTTGCGTCACTGTTCAACATGAAGGAGCAGACTGTCACTTTCATCAGCGGGACCACGTACTCCATCGAAGAGCTGCGGGGAATGGGGATGGGAGACCTGCTCAACTCCATGTTCGACTTCAGCGAGAAGCTGAGCTCCTTGCACCTCAGCGAAGAAGAGCTGGGCCTTTTCACTGCCGTCGTGCTGGTCTCTGCAG ATCGTTCTGGAATTGAAAACATCAACTCTGTGGAACAGCTCCAAGAGACACTAATCCGAGTACTGAGAGCACTGATCATGAAGAACTACCCCAACGAGGCCTCACGCTTCACCAAACTGCTCCTGAAACTGCCAGACCTCCGCACTTTGAACAACATGCACTCAGAGAAGCTGTTGGCCTTTCGGATAGACACCTGA
- the nr1d1 gene encoding nuclear receptor subfamily 1 group D member 1 isoform X1: MDSNNTGGVITYIGPNSTSSSPVLLYSDNSNSSFQSVSQSCSSLPPSPNSSGSQDAKHYRSSSSGSGEDCPTIGSFSNLKLSMDDGNTISTTKSSSGITKISGMILLCKVCGDVASGFHYGVHACEGCKGFFRRSIQQNIQYKKCLKNENCTIMRINRNRCQQCRFKKCLAVGMSRDAVRFGRIPKREKQRMLAEMQSAMNNMVNNQLNGELQSEIQPQQQNWQLQPPLTAPAQPPHQEQSSPSLHPQQQQLYCPSSEASMEEVIYSISRAHKETFTYAHDKLKQTTAVCQHNTELMNHNANCCLNGYHINGMNTIYHQENNIFHKTSSSGLKNMCYPSSLSNGHISEHYQNQTNGHKLHTRNSYSANGEIEIDNGGACPWRGTHSVILACPMNIRPHVDGSRSVHQIWEDFSLSFTPAVKEVVEFAKLIPGFKDLSQHDQVTLLKAGTFEVLMVRFASLFNMKEQTVTFISGTTYSIEELRGMGMGDLLNSMFDFSEKLSSLHLSEEELGLFTAVVLVSADRSGIENINSVEQLQETLIRVLRALIMKNYPNEASRFTKLLLKLPDLRTLNNMHSEKLLAFRIDT, from the exons GTGGAGTAATCACCTATATCGGACCAAACAGTACCTCTTCAAGCCCAGTGCTGTTGTACAGTGACAACTCCAACAGTAGTTTCCAGTCTGTGTCCCAGTCGTGTTCCTCGTTGCCACCATCTCCCAACAGCTCCGGCTCCCAGGATGCCAAACACTACAGAAGTAGCTCTTCAGGATCCGGAGAGGATTGTCCAACCATTGGGTCCTTCAGCAACCTGAAGCTTTCCATGGACGATGGAAACACAATTTCCACCACTAAAAGCAGCTCTGGAATCACCA AAATCAGTGGAATGATTCTGCTGTGTAAAGTGTGTGGGGATGTGGCCTCTGGTTTCCACTATGGAGTGCACGCCTGTGAAGGTTGCAAG GGCTTCTTCAGGAGAAGCATTCAGCAGAACATCCAGTACAAGAAGTGCCTCAAGAATGAGAACTGCACCATTATGCGAATCAACAGGAATCGCTGTCAGCAATGCCGCTTTAAGAAGTGTCTTGCTGTTGGCATGTCCAGAGATG ctgtgcgTTTTGGGCGCATTCCAAAGCGAGAGAAGCAGCGCATGTTGGCAGAAATGCAAAGTGCCATGAATAATATGGTGAACAACCAgctcaatggggagctgcagagtgAAATCCAGCCCCAGCAGCAAAACTGGCAACTCCAGCCTCCACTGACAGCTCCTGCCCAACCACCACATCAGGAGCAGTCatcccccagtctccaccctcaacaGCAGCAATTGTACTGCCCCAGCAGCGAAGCTTCAATGGAAGAGGTCATCTACTCCATTTCCAGAGCACACAAAGAGACCTTCACCTATGCCCATGACAAGTTAAAGCAAACCACAGCAGTCTGCCAGCACAACACAGAGTTGATGAACCACAATGCCAATTGTTGCCTGAACGGGTATCACATCAATGGCATGAACACCATCTATCATCAAGAGAACAACATCTTCCACAAGACCAGTAGCAGTGGACTGAAGAACATGTGTTACCCATCTTCCCTCTCCAACGGGCACATCAGTGAACATTACCAGAATCAGACCAACGGCCACAAATTGCACACTAGAAACTCGTATAGTGCCAATGGTGAGATCGAGATTGACAATGGGGGGGCTTGCCCATGGAGAGGAACACACAGTGTCATTCTG GCCTGCCCAATGAACATACGGCCACATGTGGATGGCAGTCGATCAGTGCATCAGATCTGGGAGGATTTTTCCTTGAGTTTCACACCGGCTGTCAAAGAAGTGGTGGAGTTTGCAAAACTTATTCCGGGTTTCAAGGATCTGTCCCAGCATGACCAGGTCACTCTGTTGAAAGCTGGCACCTTTGAG GTCCTGATGGTGAGGTTTGCGTCACTGTTCAACATGAAGGAGCAGACTGTCACTTTCATCAGCGGGACCACGTACTCCATCGAAGAGCTGCGGGGAATGGGGATGGGAGACCTGCTCAACTCCATGTTCGACTTCAGCGAGAAGCTGAGCTCCTTGCACCTCAGCGAAGAAGAGCTGGGCCTTTTCACTGCCGTCGTGCTGGTCTCTGCAG ATCGTTCTGGAATTGAAAACATCAACTCTGTGGAACAGCTCCAAGAGACACTAATCCGAGTACTGAGAGCACTGATCATGAAGAACTACCCCAACGAGGCCTCACGCTTCACCAAACTGCTCCTGAAACTGCCAGACCTCCGCACTTTGAACAACATGCACTCAGAGAAGCTGTTGGCCTTTCGGATAGACACCTGA
- the nr1d1 gene encoding nuclear receptor subfamily 1 group D member 1 isoform X3 — MDSNNTGGVITYIGPNSTSSSPVLLYSDNSNSSFQSVSQSCSSLPPSPNSSGSQDAKHYRSSSSGSGEDCPTIGSFSNLKLSMDDGNTISTTKSSSGITKISGMILLCKVCGDVASGFHYGVHACEGCKGFFRRSIQQNIQYKKCLKNENCTIMRINRNRCQQCRFKKCLAVGMSRDAVRFGRIPKREKQRMLAEMQSAMNNMVNNQLNGELQSEIQPQQQNWQLQPPLTAPAQPPHQEQSSPSLHPQQQQLYCPSSEASMEEVIYSISRAHKETFTYAHDKLKQTTAVCQHNTELMNHNANCCLNGYHINGMNTIYHQENNIFHKTSSSGLKNMCYPSSLSNGHISEHYQNQTNGHKLHTRNSYSANGEIEIDNGGACPWRGTHSVILACPMNIRPHVDGSRSVHQIWEDFSLSFTPAVKEVVEFAKLIPGFKDLSQHDQVTLLKAGTFEIVLELKTSTLWNSSKRH, encoded by the exons GTGGAGTAATCACCTATATCGGACCAAACAGTACCTCTTCAAGCCCAGTGCTGTTGTACAGTGACAACTCCAACAGTAGTTTCCAGTCTGTGTCCCAGTCGTGTTCCTCGTTGCCACCATCTCCCAACAGCTCCGGCTCCCAGGATGCCAAACACTACAGAAGTAGCTCTTCAGGATCCGGAGAGGATTGTCCAACCATTGGGTCCTTCAGCAACCTGAAGCTTTCCATGGACGATGGAAACACAATTTCCACCACTAAAAGCAGCTCTGGAATCACCA AAATCAGTGGAATGATTCTGCTGTGTAAAGTGTGTGGGGATGTGGCCTCTGGTTTCCACTATGGAGTGCACGCCTGTGAAGGTTGCAAG GGCTTCTTCAGGAGAAGCATTCAGCAGAACATCCAGTACAAGAAGTGCCTCAAGAATGAGAACTGCACCATTATGCGAATCAACAGGAATCGCTGTCAGCAATGCCGCTTTAAGAAGTGTCTTGCTGTTGGCATGTCCAGAGATG ctgtgcgTTTTGGGCGCATTCCAAAGCGAGAGAAGCAGCGCATGTTGGCAGAAATGCAAAGTGCCATGAATAATATGGTGAACAACCAgctcaatggggagctgcagagtgAAATCCAGCCCCAGCAGCAAAACTGGCAACTCCAGCCTCCACTGACAGCTCCTGCCCAACCACCACATCAGGAGCAGTCatcccccagtctccaccctcaacaGCAGCAATTGTACTGCCCCAGCAGCGAAGCTTCAATGGAAGAGGTCATCTACTCCATTTCCAGAGCACACAAAGAGACCTTCACCTATGCCCATGACAAGTTAAAGCAAACCACAGCAGTCTGCCAGCACAACACAGAGTTGATGAACCACAATGCCAATTGTTGCCTGAACGGGTATCACATCAATGGCATGAACACCATCTATCATCAAGAGAACAACATCTTCCACAAGACCAGTAGCAGTGGACTGAAGAACATGTGTTACCCATCTTCCCTCTCCAACGGGCACATCAGTGAACATTACCAGAATCAGACCAACGGCCACAAATTGCACACTAGAAACTCGTATAGTGCCAATGGTGAGATCGAGATTGACAATGGGGGGGCTTGCCCATGGAGAGGAACACACAGTGTCATTCTG GCCTGCCCAATGAACATACGGCCACATGTGGATGGCAGTCGATCAGTGCATCAGATCTGGGAGGATTTTTCCTTGAGTTTCACACCGGCTGTCAAAGAAGTGGTGGAGTTTGCAAAACTTATTCCGGGTTTCAAGGATCTGTCCCAGCATGACCAGGTCACTCTGTTGAAAGCTGGCACCTTTGAG ATCGTTCTGGAATTGAAAACATCAACTCTGTGGAACAGCTCCAAGAGACACTAA